In one Drosophila albomicans strain 15112-1751.03 chromosome X, ASM965048v2, whole genome shotgun sequence genomic region, the following are encoded:
- the LOC117572601 gene encoding leucine-rich repeat-containing protein 57 has translation MGTNSMVSSCELSRKTTTTTTMGNKQIKQHLETAQKTGVLKISLQRLQEFPPQLKTYPNVLKTLDLSENRFENVPDELGRLTTLKHLNLSGNRLVDLNEVVGELLKLEVLLLMDNFLTRLPKSLNNCTHLKTVNLSNNQLKVFPTMLCGLKQLDVLDLSRNQITEVPAEVGTLYVTELNLNQNQISSLAEDIAACPKLKTLRLEENCLQANALTPRILKESKICNLAVDGNLFNSKQFTDLDGYDVYMERYTAVKKKMF, from the coding sequence atgggCACTAATTCGATGGTCAGTAGCTGCGAGCTAAGCAGAAAGACAACTACGACCACGACAATgggcaataaacaaataaaacagcaTCTGGAGACAGCGCAAAAGACGGGTGTGCTGAAAATATCATTGCAGCGATTGCAGGAGTTCCCTCCACAACTAAAGACGTATCCAAATGTGCTGAAAACACTGGATTTGTCGGAGAATCGCTTCGAGAATGTGCCCGACGAACTCGGCCGTCTGACGACACTGAAGCACCTCAATCTCAGTGGCAATCGCCTGGTGGACTTGAACGAGGTTGTGGGTGAACTGCTGAAGCTGGAGGTGCTGCTGCTAATGGACAATTTTCTGACCAGACTACCCAAGAGCCTGAACAACTGCACCCATCTGAAGACGGTGAACCTGAGCAACAATCAGTTGAAGGTGTTCCCAACGATGCTGTGCGGCCTGAAGCAATTGGATGTGCTGGATTTGTCGCGAAACCAAATAACCGAAGTGCCCGCAGAGGTGGGCACTCTCTATGTGACGGAGCTGAACCTCAATCAGAATCAAATATCATCGCTAGCCGAGGATATTGCGGCGTGTCCCAAGCTAAAAACGCTGCGACTCGAGGAGAATTGTTTGCAGGCAAATGCGTTGACGCCGCGCATATTAAAGGAATCGAAGATCTGCAATCTGGCTGTCGATGGCAATCTGTTCAATTCAAAGCAGTTCACTGACCTCGATGGCTACGATGTCTACATGGAACGCTATACGGCAGTCAAGAAGAAGATGTTCTAG
- the LOC117577634 gene encoding proteasome activator complex subunit 3 produces the protein MPKDTIGKVQEYKDSLITKAETLITKGFPEKIVELNELLSTPMFNERNFNEVHQDLNIPVVAPVLINHRDGGGDDSTDNDHPVTKRPRKDDNISGTAVLGLPSGTVPCNKPLCDMIKVVKPIIRKLVEDSNLLKMWISFMIPKIEDGNNFGVSIQEDTLAEIQTVESEAAAFFDQISRYFLTRAKVVSKVAKYPHIDDYRRAVVELDEKEYLSLWLVVCEVRNRYSSLHDIVIKNLEKLKKPRSSNAESLY, from the exons atgccgaAGGACACAATTGGTAAGGTGCAGGAGTACAAGGACTCGCTGATCACCAAGGCGGAGACGCTCATCACAAAAGGTTTTCCTGAGAAAATCGTTGAGCTGAATGAGTTGCTCTCAACGCCCATGTTCAATGAGCGCAACTTCAACGAGGTGCATCAGGATCTCAACATTCCGGTTGTCGCTCCAGTGCTGATCAATCATCGTGACGGCGGCGGCGATGACAGCACCGACAATGATCATCCAGTGACCAAGCGTCCACGCAAAGATGACAATATTTCGGGCACAGCTGTGTTGGGTTTGCCAAGTGGCACGGTTCCGTGCAACAAGCCGCTGTGCGACATGATCAAGGTGGTTAAGCCAATCATTCGCAAATTGGTTGAAGATT CGAACCTATTGAAAATGTGGATTTCGTTCATGATACCCAAAATTGAGGACGGCAACAATTTCGGTGTGTCCATCCAGGAGGATACTCTGGCCGAGATCCAGACCGTCGAATCGGAAGCAGCAGCTTTCTTTGATCAGATATCGCGCTACTTTTTGACGCGTGCCAAGGTTGTGTCGAAGGTCGCCAAGTATCCGCACATTGATGACTACAGACGTGCCGTTGTCGAGCTGGACGAGAAGGAATACCTCAGTCTGTGGCTGGTTGTATGCGAAGTGCGAAATCGCTACTCCTCGCTACACGATATAGTTATTAAGAATTTGGAAAAGCTGAAGAAGCCGCGCTCATCGAACGCCGAGAGCTTATACTAG